Proteins from a genomic interval of Capsicum annuum cultivar UCD-10X-F1 chromosome 4, UCD10Xv1.1, whole genome shotgun sequence:
- the LOC107866778 gene encoding probable protein phosphatase 2C 27, translating into MHMAAYTDFSPPFAIVEGGHSKENTSAVKDELLEGSNELKQTIDKPPRDLSVVQHSASSAALVADTDLDCEITEKGFQHPSKGQSDFEPIFRSGSCAEKGPKQYMEDEHICIDDLVIHVNEIAGSTFPAAFYGVFDGHGGTDAALFVRNNILKFIIEEPCFPMCLEKAIKNAFLKADYAFADDSSIDISSGTTALTALMFGRTMIVANAGDCRAVLGKRGRAIELSKDHKPNSASERHRIEKLGGVIYDGYLNGQLSIARALGDWHMKGPKGSPCPLSAEPELQETLLTEDDEFLIMGCDGLWDVMSSQCAVTMARKELMLHNDPERCSRELVREALKRNTCDNLTVIVICFSPDPPPRIEIPPARICRSISVEGLNLLKSVLESNS; encoded by the exons ATGCATATGGCTGCATATACAGATTTTTCACCACCATTTGCTATAGTAGAAGGGGGTCATAGTAAGGAGAATACATCTGCTGTTAAGGATGAATTACTAGAGGGATCGAACGAACTAAAGCAGACGATTGATAAACCACCACGAGATCTCTCTGTTGTACAGCATTCCGCGAGCTCTGCTGCACTTGTAGCGGATACTGATTTG GATTGTGAAATAACAGAGAAGGGTTTCCAGCACCCTTCAAAGGGACAATCAGACTTTGAACCAATATTTCGTTCTGGAAGCTGTGCTGAGAAAGGACCCAAACAGTACATGGAGGATGAACACATCTGTATAGATGATCTAGTCATACATGTTAATGAGATTGCAGGTTCCACTTTCCCTGCAGCGTTCTATGGG GTTTTTGATGGCCATGGGGGTACTGATGCAGCACTATTTGTGAGGAATAATATCCTCAAGTTCATAATTGAGGAACCCTGTTTTCCTATGTGTTTAGAGAAGGCAATCAAGAATGCTTTTTTGAAGGCTGACTATGCCTTTGCCGACGATAGTTCAATTGACATATCCTCTGGCACCACGGCACTGACAGCTCTAATGTTTGGAAG AACCATGATCGTTGCTAATGCAGGAGATTGTCGTGCTGTGCTGGGGAAACGAGGTAGAGCCATTGAGTTGTCTAAGGACCACAAACCAAATAGCGCATCTGAAAGACATCGAATAGAAAAACTTGGAGGAGTCATATATGACGGATACTTGAACGGACAGTTGTCTATAGCACGCGCCTTAGGAGATTGGCACATGAAAGGCCCAAAAGGTTCTCCCTGCCCTTTGAGTGCTGAGCCTGAGTTGCAGGAAACATTGCTGACCGAAGATGATGAGTTCCTAATCATGGGTTGCGATGGTCTTTGGGATGTTATGAGCAGCCAATGTGCTGTTACAATGGCCCGGAAAGAACTCATGCTGCATAACGATCCAGAAAGATGTTCAAGAGAACTTGTAAGGGAAGCCCTCAAGCGCAACACGTGTGATAACTTAACGGTAATTGTAATTTGTTTCTCTCCTGATCCTCCACCTAGGATAGAAATTCCTCCTGCTCGAATATGTCGAagcatatcagttgaaggacTCAATCTTCTAAAAAGTGTCCTGGAAAGCAACTCATGA